A DNA window from Brassica napus cultivar Da-Ae chromosome C1, Da-Ae, whole genome shotgun sequence contains the following coding sequences:
- the LOC106448526 gene encoding beta-galactosidase 3 has translation MRTGDTAPRLILWLCLGFLILGVGFVQCGVTYDRKALLINGQRRILFSGSIHYPRSTPDMWEGLIQKAKDGGVDVIETYVFWNLHEPSPGKYDFEGRNDLVRFVKTIHKAGLYAHLRIGPYVCAEWNFGGFPVWLKYVPRISFRTDNEPFKRAMQGFTERIVELMKSENLYESQGGPIILSQIENEYGRQGQLLGAEGHNYMTWAAKMAIATETGVPWVMCKEDDAPDPVINTCNGFYCDSFAPNKPYKPLIWTEAWSGWFTEFGGPMHHRPVQDLAFAVARFIQKGGSFVNYYMYHGGTNFGRTAGGPFVTTSYDYDAPIDEYGLIREPKYGHLKELHRAIRMCEKALVSTDPVVTSLGNKQQAHVYSSESGDCSAFLANYDTESAARVLFNNVHYNLPPWSISILPDCRNAVFNTAKVGVQTSQMEMLPTSTPNFQWRSYLEDLSSLDGSSTFTTQGLLEQINVTRDTSDYLWYMTSVDIGSTESFLHGGELPTLIIQSTGHAVHIFVNGQLSGSAFGTRQNRRFTYRGKINLHSGTNRIALLSVAVGLPNVGGHFESWNTGILGPVALHGLSQGKRDLSWQKWTYQVGLKGEAMNLAYPTNTPSNGWMDVSLIVQKPQPLTWHKAYFDAPEGNEPLALDMEGMGKGQIWVNGESIGRYWTAFATGDCGHCSYTGTYKPNKCLSGCGQPTQRYYHVPRSWLKPSQNLLVIFEELGGNPSAVSLVKRSVSGVCAEVSEYHPNIKNWQIESYGKGQTFRRPKVHLKCSPGQAISAIKFASFGTPLGKCGSYQQGECHADTSYAILERKCVGKARCAVTISNSNFGKDPCPNVLKRLTVEAVCSPETSITSWKP, from the exons ATGAGGACTGGTGATACTGCTCCACGGCTGATTCTCTGGCTCTGCTTAGGGTTTTTGATTCTAGGCGTTGGGTTTGTTCAATGCGGCGTTACCTATGACCGTAAAGCACTTCTCATCAATGGGCAGAGACGAATCCTCTTCTCTGGCTCCATACATTACCCTCGAAGCACACCTGAT ATGTGGGAAGGTTTGATTCAGAAGGCGAAAGATGGAGGCGTTGATGTGATTGAGACTTATGTCTTCTGGAATCTCCATGAGCCTTCTCCTGGCAAA TATGATTTTGAAGGGAGAAATGATTTGGTGAGATTCGTGAAGACGATACACAAAGCTGGACTATATGCTCATCTTCGGATTGGGCCTTATGTTTGTGCTGAGTGGAACTTCGG AGGATTCCCTGTTTGGCTGAAGTATGTTCCTAGAATCAGCTTCAGAACAGATAACGAGCCTTTCAAG AGAGCTATGCAAGGATTCACAGAGAGAATAGTTGAGCTGATGAAGAGTGAGAACTTGTATGAGTCCCAGGGTGGTCCCATCATCCTTTCTCAG ATTGAGAATGAGTATGGAAGACAAGGGCAGTTATTAGGAGCAGAAGGTCACAACTACATGACATGGGCTGCTAAAATGGCTATAGCAACTGAGACTGGTGTCCCATGGGTCATGTGCAAAGAAGACGATGCCCCTGACCCTGTG ATAAACACATGCAACGGTTTCTACTGTGATTCATTTGCTCCCAACAAGCCATACAAGCCATTAATATGGACAGAGGCGTGGAGTGGCTG GTTCACTGAGTTCGGTGGGCCAATGCACCATAGACCAGTTCAGGATCTGGCGTTTGCTGTTGCACGTTTCATACAAAAAGGAGGATCCTTTGTTAACTATTACATG TATCATGGTGGAACTAACTTTGGAAGAACAGCTGGAGGTCCATTTGTCACTACCAGCTATGACTATGATGCTCCCATTGACGAATATG GTTTAATCAGGGAGCCTAAGTATGGTCATCTAAAGGAGCTCCACAGAGCTATCAGGATGTGTGAAAAAGCTCTGGTTTCAACTGATCCTGTTGTTACATCTCTAGGAAACAAGCAACAG GCTCATGTATACTCTTCAGAATCAGGAGATTGTTCAGCTTTCCTTGCAAACTATGACACAGAATCAGCAGCAAGAGTGTTGTTCAACAACGTTCATTACAACTTACCTCCTTGGTCTATCAGCATTCTTCCTGATTGTAGAAACGCAGTCTTCAATACTGCAAAG GTTGGAGTTCAAACATCACAGATGGAAATGCTGCCGACAAGCACACCGAACTTCCAGTGGCGGAGTTACTTGGAAGATCTTTCTTCTCTAGATGGCAGCTCCACATTCACCACTCAAGGGCTCTTGGAGCAGATCAATGTCACCCGTGACACTAGCGATTATCTTTGGTACATGACCAg TGTTGATATTGGTTCAACTGAATCATTCCTACATGGAGGAGAGCTGCCAACTCTCATTATCCAGTCCACAGGCCATGCCGTGCATATATTTGTCAATGGACAGCTTTCAG GTTCTGCCTTTGGAACAAGGCAAAACAGGAGATTCACTTATAGGGGAAAGATCAATCTACATTCTGGAACTAACAGAATCGCTTTGCTGAGTGTTGCTGTTGGATTGCCA AATGTGGGTGGACACTTTGAGTCATGGAACACTGGAATCTTGGGACCAGTGGCTCTGCACGGGCTGTCTCAAGGGAAACGTGATTTATCATGGCAAAAATGGACTTACCAG GTGGGGTTGAAAGGAGAAGCTATGAATCTTGCTTATCCAACCAACACTCCCTCTAATGGGTGGATGGATGTGTCCTTAATTGTACAAAAGCCTCAGCCTTTGACATGGCACAAG GCTTACTTTGATGCACCTGAAGGCAACGAGCCGCTTGCTTTAGACATGGAAGGAATGGGAAAAGGTCAGATATGGGTGAACGGAGAGAGCATTGGGAGATACTGGACAGCGTTCGCCACCGGTGACTGTGGTCATTGCAGCTACACAGGAACATACAAACCGAACAAGTGCCTATCCGGCTGTGGTCAGCCTACGCAAAGATACTACCACGTGCCGAGATCATGGCTAAAACCGAGCCAAAACCTCTTGGTGATATTCGAGGAGCTTGGAGGAAACCCATCAGCTGTTTCTCTGGTCAAAAGATCGGTCTCTGGAGTCTGCGCTGAAGTCTCTGAGTACCATCCCAATATCAAGAACTGGCAGATAGAAAGCTATGGGAAAGGACAAACGTTTCGTAGACCCAAAGTTCATTTGAAATGTAGTCCTGGTCAAGCTATCTCAGCTATTAAGTTTGCGAGCTTTGGGACTCCTTTGGGAAAATGCGGGAGTTACCAACAGGGAGAGTGTCACGCAGATACCTCGTACGCTATCTTAGAGAGG AAGTGTGTAGGGAAAGCGAGATGTGCAGTGACGATATCCAACAGTAACTTTGGGAAAGATCCGTGTCCGAATGTGTTGAAACGGTTGACTGTTGAAGCTGTTTGTTCCCCTGAGACATCTATAACTAGCTGGAAGCCTTGA
- the LOC125575134 gene encoding protein MICRORCHIDIA 3-like, with product MAKRTVADVVLLSDSDDEDIGVVRRGGGGGAFRRRSASLMENRQVPSTIADTTVTRRETLECRSFWKAGDNFVIPKAVTPTAPGMLEHARVHPKFLHSNATSHKWAFGAIAELLDNAVDEIQNGATYVKIDKIDIAKDNSPALIFQDDGAGMDPDGIRKCMSLGYSSKKSNTTIGQYGNGFKTSTMRLGADAIVFTRSTRGGKSTQSIGLLSYTFLRRTGQDDVIVPMIDIDISSDLPQPIIYGTSEDWFANLDILLKWSPFSTEDELLQQFEDIGTHGTKVMIYNLWLNDEGVYELSFDDEDEDIRLRDENALVRKGVVAVTLELRSHISYRFRHSLKAYISMLYLKKFKNFKIILRGIPVEQFNIADELRYPETIMYKPHAAAVEYAVTEIKVGFVKEAPKLPVCGFNVYHKNRLIMPFWRVTLSGSTSGNGVVGVLEANFIEPAHDKQDFERSSLFQRLEARLKKITLDYWKCCSEAVGYHPDSRAHKSKRKATPDQPPGDDTFNPPPLPSDKISQGGPKIREISLSKGTSSREHKSKRTKTPDQPPGDDTFNPPPLPSDKISQGGLIIREISLSKGTSSRTVALPPPHMRNFTGVRSNFQPVQPNPQPVQLNLQPVQLNPQPVQLNLQPVQLNPQPVQLNPQPAATESGDNLGGETAYKLSEENIQLFMECEEYAKKETEMEQTVRNLEKELEEAKSKCALLALLVNAKKMELQQV from the exons ATGGCGAAACGTACAGTCGCTGACGTTGTACTTCTCAGTGACAGTGACGACGAAGACATCGGAGTCGTAcgacgaggaggaggaggaggagcgttTCGGAGGAGATCGGCGTCACTGATGGAGAATCGTCAAGTTCCAAGTACGATCGCCGATACGACGGTGACTCGTCGAGAAACCCTAGAATGCCGGAGCTTCTGGAAAGCCGGAGATAACTTTGTGATTCCGAAAGCTGTTACTCCTACAGCTCCAGGTATGCTTGAGCATGCTCGTGTTCATCCCAAGTTCCTTCACTCGAATGCCACGTCACACAAATGGGCCTTTGGAG CAATCGCTGAGCTACTTGATAATGCTGTTGATGAG ATACAGAACGGTGCTACTTATGTCAAGATAGATAAGATTGACATTGCTAAAGATAACTCACCAGCTTTGATTTTCCAAG ATGATGGAGCCGGGATGGATCCTGATGGGATCAGAAAATGCATGAGCTTAGGCTACTCATCGAAGAAGTCTAATACAACGATTGGACAgt ATGGAAATGGTTTCAAGACAAGTACTATGAGACTCGGAGCTGATGCCATCGTTTTCACTCGCTCAACTCGTGGAGG AAAATCAACCCAGAGCATCGGCCTTCTGTCTTACACATTCCTTAGGAGAACTGGTCAGGATGATGTGATTGTTCCTATG ATAGATATTGATATATCCAGTGACCTGCCCCAACCAATTATTTATGGCACTTCCGAAGATTGGTTTGCCAACCTTGACATTCTTCTCAAGTGGTCTCCGTTTTCAACAGAGGATGAACTTTTGCAGCAG TTCGAGGATATTGGGACACATGGAACGAAAGTAATGATATACAACTTGTGGCTTAATGATGAAGGAGTATATGAACTGAGTTTTGACGACGAAGATGAG GACATACGGCTCCGAGATGAAAATGCCCTGGTAAGGAAAGGGGTTGTCGCTGTGACATTAGAACTAAGATCCCATATCTCATACCGTTTCCGACATTCTCTAAAG GCTTACATATCCATGTTGTATCTCAAAAAGttcaaaaacttcaaaattattctTCGGGGAATCCCTGTGGAGCAATTCAACATTGCTGATGAACTCAGATATCCTGAGACTATAATGTACAAACCCCATGCAGCTGCAGTGGAATAT GCTGTCACTGAAATTAAAGTTGGATTCGTCAAGGAGGCACCTAAACTTCCAGTATGTGGTTTCAATGTCTATCACAAAAACCGTCTCATCATG CCTTTCTGGAGGGTCACTCTGAGCGGTTCGACTAGCGGAAACGGTGTTGTCG GAGTTCTTGAAGCAAACTTCATAGAACCCGCTCACGATAAGCAAGATTTTGAGAGGTCTTCTCTGTTCCAGCGGCTGGAGGCGAGGTTGAAAAAGATTACACTAGATTACTg GAAATGCTGCAGCGAGGCTGTTGGATACCATCCTGACTCCCGTGCACACAAGTCGAAGAGGAAAGCAACACCTGATCAACCGCCTGGTGACGATACATTCAACCCTCCACCTTTGCCTTCTGATAAAATTAGTCAAGGTGGTCCGAAAATCCGTGAAATCAGTCTTAGTAAAGGCACTTCTAGCCGTGAACATAAGTCGAAGAGGACAAAAACACCTGATCAACCGCCTGGTGACGATACATTCAATCCTCCACCTTTGCCTTCTGATAAAATTAGTCAAGGTGGTCTGATAATACGTGAAATCAGCCTTAGTAAAGGCACTTCTAGCCGTACAGTTGCTCTTCCACCGCCACATATGAGAAATTTCACGGGTGTAAGAAGTAACTTCCAACCTGTGCAGCCCAATCCTCAACCAGTGCAGCTCAATCTTCAACCTGTGCAGCTTAATCCTCAACCAGTGCAGCTCAATCTTCAACCTGTGCAGCTTAATCCTCAACCAGTGCAGCTCAATCCTCAACCTGCAGCTACT GAATCTGGAGACAACCTTGGTGGCGAGACAGCGTATAAGCTAAGCGAAGAGAACATACAACTGTTCATGGA GTGCGAGGAATATGCAAAGAAAGAGACTGAAATGGAGCAGACG GTAAGGAATTTAGAAAAGGAACTGGAAGAAGCCAAAAGTAAATGTGCACTACTTGCTCTGCTTGTCAATGCTAAGAAGATGGAGCTCCAACAAGTTTAG